A genome region from Crateriforma spongiae includes the following:
- a CDS encoding YdbT family protein → MKSVACSRKYLFARSVMEIGLTAALLCAVAWFDWIVALSIALLAVMPLWFLWKCRTMYRFAFGNGQIRTHKVFTNHVDISAPAHAIQSVAVYQGVVESICNAGTIEIDTSGTNLQNAKFVWPHLPDPDSVASELRMLASGANDG, encoded by the coding sequence ATGAAATCCGTCGCTTGTAGTCGCAAATACCTTTTTGCTCGCTCCGTTATGGAGATTGGACTTACCGCCGCCCTGCTCTGTGCTGTTGCGTGGTTCGACTGGATAGTTGCTCTGAGTATCGCATTGCTGGCTGTCATGCCGCTGTGGTTCCTTTGGAAATGCAGAACGATGTATCGCTTTGCATTTGGGAACGGCCAGATCCGCACGCACAAAGTATTTACCAACCATGTAGATATTTCGGCCCCAGCTCACGCTATCCAATCCGTCGCTGTATACCAAGGTGTTGTTGAGTCTATATGCAACGCAGGAACCATTGAAATTGACACGTCGGGAACCAACCTGCAAAATGCGAAATTCGTTTGGCCACACCTTCCCGATCCCGATAGCGTCGCCTCCGAACTGCGAATGCTGGCATCTGGCGCAAACGACGGATAA